The Spirochaeta isovalerica genome includes a window with the following:
- a CDS encoding TetR/AcrR family transcriptional regulator, with the protein MRADKQRNKEKILKIAEEILTRNNIDTIAIDEIARAAEVTRATLYNHFSSKEELLKEMVLPALKEITEDLKEKNSSGKGDFSSVTDSLFKLYINHQKTLELVSCQTLYGNEEVTASHKAFMEEFNKAMILADAEHFPLGMEMSLKLISATYLSVLLELQKAGKLTYSLFHKIMEGVLTL; encoded by the coding sequence ATGAGAGCGGATAAACAGAGAAACAAAGAAAAAATCCTGAAGATAGCGGAAGAAATCCTCACACGGAATAATATCGATACCATTGCCATCGATGAGATTGCCAGGGCCGCGGAAGTGACCAGAGCGACCCTCTACAACCACTTTTCATCAAAAGAGGAACTGCTCAAGGAGATGGTTCTCCCCGCCCTGAAGGAAATAACCGAAGATCTGAAAGAAAAAAACAGTAGCGGCAAAGGAGATTTTTCCTCTGTAACCGATTCTCTGTTCAAACTCTATATAAATCATCAGAAGACTCTGGAACTCGTATCCTGCCAGACCCTGTACGGCAATGAGGAAGTGACTGCTTCCCACAAAGCTTTTATGGAAGAATTCAACAAGGCCATGATCCTGGCCGATGCTGAACATTTTCCATTGGGGATGGAAATGAGCCTGAAGTTGATTTCAGCCACATATCTTTCCGTTCTATTGGAACTTCAGAAGGCCGGGAAGCTGACCTACTCTCTCTTTCACAAAATCATGGAAGGAGTTTTAACCCTATGA
- a CDS encoding flavodoxin family protein, which translates to MKITAFVGSARKAHSFGAAEEFLKYINDREKIDYEILNLNDYNLKICRGCKLCTDKGEELCPLKDDRDILINKMRESDGVIFISPNYTFQVSGMMKVFLDRLAFICHRPEFFGKAFTSIVPQGIFGGGKIVKYLDFIGSPMGFNVVRGSCITTLEPMTDKGKARNSRVLTRHASRFYKRLKQNSLKTPNLFELAMFRLSRTKIKTMQDETFGDYRYYRAKGWFDSPFYYPVKLGPVKILTGKLVDSLSRG; encoded by the coding sequence ATGAAAATTACAGCCTTCGTGGGAAGCGCGAGGAAAGCTCATTCCTTTGGAGCGGCGGAAGAATTTCTGAAATATATAAACGACAGGGAAAAAATCGATTATGAGATTTTGAATCTGAACGACTATAATCTGAAAATCTGCAGAGGATGCAAGCTCTGCACAGATAAGGGAGAAGAACTCTGTCCGCTGAAAGATGACAGGGACATACTCATCAATAAAATGAGAGAATCCGACGGAGTGATTTTTATCAGCCCCAATTATACCTTTCAGGTTTCGGGAATGATGAAAGTCTTTCTGGACAGATTGGCCTTTATCTGTCACAGACCGGAGTTTTTCGGTAAGGCATTTACCAGCATTGTTCCGCAGGGAATATTCGGCGGAGGTAAAATCGTAAAATACCTCGATTTCATCGGATCTCCTATGGGATTCAATGTTGTTAGGGGTTCATGCATAACGACTCTGGAGCCTATGACGGACAAAGGAAAAGCCCGCAATTCCAGGGTACTGACCAGGCATGCATCCAGATTTTACAAAAGGTTGAAGCAGAACAGTTTAAAGACGCCGAATCTCTTTGAGCTGGCGATGTTCCGCCTATCGCGGACAAAGATAAAGACTATGCAGGATGAGACGTTCGGCGATTACCGCTACTACAGAGCTAAAGGCTGGTTTGACTCGCCGTTCTATTACCCGGTCAAACTGGGTCCAGTAAAAATACTGACAGGGAAATTGGTCGATAGCTTGAGCAGAGGATGA
- a CDS encoding TetR/AcrR family transcriptional regulator, with protein sequence MKEKKETTKERIFREAVNLFAAKGYHGTSMRELAAAAGIKESSVYNHFKGKEAILDAILDYQMSGFSGAGDALDELKGPLHSISDPVQFWLAGASLFLTRLPPLNREISRILINEMYLIDKCRSFYLHILRPVQKNLTATILSVMRDKKMIKDCDIEKTAEQYVYFLEGMGIEHNLMMMEGVSQDEINKRTLEQVSLFIERLKK encoded by the coding sequence ATGAAAGAGAAAAAGGAAACGACTAAAGAGAGAATTTTCAGAGAAGCGGTCAATCTATTCGCCGCGAAAGGATACCATGGCACATCGATGCGTGAACTGGCCGCCGCGGCCGGTATCAAAGAGAGCTCGGTCTACAATCATTTCAAAGGAAAGGAGGCCATTCTCGATGCCATTCTTGACTATCAGATGAGCGGTTTCAGCGGGGCGGGCGATGCACTGGACGAGCTGAAAGGACCCTTGCACAGCATCAGCGACCCCGTTCAGTTCTGGCTGGCCGGAGCGTCTCTTTTTCTGACCAGACTTCCTCCCCTCAACAGAGAAATTTCGAGAATCCTGATTAACGAAATGTATCTCATCGACAAATGCCGGTCCTTTTATCTCCATATATTAAGACCCGTACAGAAAAATCTGACCGCAACCATTTTGTCGGTCATGCGGGATAAAAAGATGATCAAAGACTGCGACATTGAGAAAACGGCGGAGCAGTACGTCTACTTTCTTGAAGGAATGGGCATTGAACACAACCTGATGATGATGGAAGGCGTCAGTCAGGATGAAATAAATAAAAGGACGCTTGAACAGGTGTCTCTTTTCATTGAGAGACTGAAAAAATAA
- a CDS encoding flavodoxin domain-containing protein: MKGIIIYKSNYGSTEQYARWIGETTGFKAINVKDVKKSDITDSDAVVFGCPNIAGKPLLAKWIEKRKDLLSGKKLALFTTSGADAKDPVLQKGFEAGFSPELRKELKYFPQNGRMIFSELSGMHKFLMRLGQKMVKDPAEKEEMVRDKDNMDRSGLKDLLEYLA, encoded by the coding sequence ATGAAAGGAATTATTATCTACAAATCAAATTACGGTTCGACTGAACAGTACGCCCGTTGGATCGGGGAAACTACCGGTTTCAAAGCGATAAACGTGAAAGACGTTAAAAAATCAGATATCACAGACAGCGATGCTGTTGTTTTCGGCTGCCCCAATATCGCGGGAAAACCTTTGCTGGCCAAATGGATTGAAAAAAGGAAGGATCTTCTCTCGGGCAAAAAGCTGGCACTCTTCACGACTTCCGGAGCCGATGCCAAAGACCCGGTGCTTCAGAAGGGATTCGAGGCCGGGTTTTCACCGGAACTGAGAAAGGAACTGAAGTACTTCCCCCAGAACGGCCGCATGATATTCTCCGAACTTTCCGGTATGCACAAGTTCCTGATGCGGCTGGGACAGAAGATGGTGAAGGATCCTGCCGAAAAAGAGGAAATGGTCAGGGATAAAGATAACATGGACCGCAGCGGCTTGAAGGATCTGCTGGAATATCTCGCGTAA
- a CDS encoding TIM-barrel domain-containing protein, producing MTYTTKNYELAINDSGTITVDRNGAELFQLPAIIAFNCLKEEAEVSRTCRISERATSSETRFSLEWDSSSWIRKEVILTCSEDRITLRGKVKGMGKRIDRISFFAGKGRRNIDKIYAPRFDWSKGIVLTHPDDKESLSCHQWLSPPPFYYGLKSGQLWFGAGIAAGGGEYNFISFDYDGEEGMVFSLAYEGHCKVDGEFESPELVLYMEGSESENDGLFLYTGDLTDRGLIKREKKEIPGWWREPIFCGWGQQRLEYRDDHDGHEMGNWINAGDYSTRLFYERHLAELEKNGINPGIVIIDCFWALFPSFAEPHPNRWPDMRGFIEEQHEKGRKVLLWLTPIIHENLPNSMCMTVEGRPVATDPTNPEFLEFFSGEIKKMISSDEGCLNADGFKIDFTQDIPAERGVFRNYLNNRWAIISEEKDKNYPSIDERDELVKLHGDIWGTELIKAYLKAIREPMKKAKADSLLITHTANPYFSEDVDMLRLNDMDGTSPDVLGIMQNRATIARSCNPQWLIDTDNDLMINKKMWLEYIQLQPLLGNPDTYYATGIAQSGELFNDEDYAVLRETFDRYRKELKSGIYAGRKLAE from the coding sequence ATGACTTACACGACGAAAAATTATGAATTAGCAATAAACGACAGCGGAACAATCACTGTCGACAGGAACGGAGCCGAACTCTTTCAATTGCCGGCTATCATCGCTTTCAACTGCCTGAAAGAAGAAGCTGAAGTGAGCAGAACCTGCCGTATAAGCGAACGTGCAACTTCATCGGAAACACGTTTCTCTCTGGAATGGGATTCATCGAGCTGGATACGCAAAGAAGTGATTCTTACATGCAGCGAAGACAGAATTACCCTCCGCGGCAAAGTGAAAGGGATGGGCAAACGGATAGACAGAATTTCATTTTTTGCCGGAAAGGGACGCAGGAATATAGATAAGATTTATGCTCCCCGATTCGACTGGTCTAAAGGAATCGTGCTAACTCATCCCGATGATAAGGAGTCCCTGAGCTGTCACCAGTGGCTGAGTCCGCCGCCATTTTATTACGGCCTTAAGAGCGGGCAACTGTGGTTTGGAGCCGGTATCGCAGCCGGTGGCGGAGAGTACAACTTTATAAGTTTCGACTATGACGGCGAGGAAGGGATGGTATTTTCTCTGGCTTATGAAGGGCACTGCAAAGTTGACGGAGAGTTCGAATCTCCCGAGCTGGTTCTTTATATGGAAGGCTCGGAAAGCGAAAATGACGGTCTCTTTCTCTACACCGGTGATCTGACAGACCGGGGTCTTATAAAAAGAGAAAAGAAAGAAATTCCCGGGTGGTGGCGGGAGCCGATTTTCTGCGGATGGGGTCAACAACGGCTGGAATACAGGGATGACCACGACGGCCATGAAATGGGAAACTGGATCAACGCCGGCGACTATTCGACGAGACTGTTTTACGAACGCCACCTGGCTGAACTCGAAAAGAACGGCATAAATCCAGGTATAGTTATCATTGACTGTTTCTGGGCGCTTTTCCCCTCCTTTGCCGAACCGCATCCAAACCGCTGGCCCGACATGAGAGGTTTTATCGAGGAACAGCATGAAAAAGGTAGGAAAGTGCTTCTCTGGCTTACGCCGATAATTCATGAAAACCTCCCCAATTCCATGTGCATGACAGTCGAAGGACGACCCGTCGCCACGGACCCGACCAATCCGGAATTTCTGGAGTTTTTCTCCGGTGAGATAAAAAAGATGATATCCTCCGATGAAGGGTGTCTAAACGCCGACGGATTCAAAATTGACTTCACCCAGGATATACCGGCGGAAAGAGGTGTTTTCAGAAACTATCTGAACAACCGCTGGGCCATAATTTCCGAGGAAAAAGACAAAAACTACCCGTCTATAGATGAAAGGGACGAGCTTGTGAAGCTCCATGGCGATATTTGGGGAACCGAATTGATCAAAGCCTATTTGAAGGCTATTCGCGAACCGATGAAAAAGGCGAAAGCCGACAGTCTTCTCATCACCCATACAGCCAACCCGTACTTTTCCGAAGATGTCGATATGCTCCGGCTCAACGACATGGATGGAACCTCTCCCGATGTCCTGGGAATCATGCAGAACAGAGCCACCATCGCACGCAGCTGCAATCCCCAATGGCTGATTGATACGGACAACGATCTTATGATCAACAAAAAAATGTGGCTGGAATACATACAGCTCCAGCCACTTCTGGGAAACCCCGATACCTATTACGCGACGGGAATTGCCCAGTCGGGAGAGCTTTTCAACGATGAAGATTACGCTGTACTGAGGGAGACCTTTGACAGATATCGTAAAGAATTAAAGTCGGGAATCTACGCTGGCAGGAAGCTGGCTGAATAA
- a CDS encoding carbohydrate ABC transporter permease, with amino-acid sequence MKNVKNWKTGIYAILIVVSVFYFIPLIMTFLYSFKTDQEVLTKTALQMPDKLNFANFKDAVEKLAYIRSFINSFVITFFSVGLSVLLSAMAGFGIARGNSRRFTFIFMIFVGGLLIPYQAVFVPTYLVAVKLSMTNSFWGIIFFYVAGQMPFSVFMMTGFMRNLSQEIESAARIDGCSILEIFFHIVLPLLKPAAVTLAVLRSLIIWNDYLLPKLFLQKRDMQTLTVRIANMFGQYRYSMNTAFAAIILASLPILLFFIFNQKHIEKGIAAGAVKG; translated from the coding sequence ATGAAAAACGTCAAAAATTGGAAAACAGGCATTTATGCCATTCTTATTGTAGTAAGCGTATTTTACTTCATCCCGCTTATCATGACATTTCTCTATTCCTTTAAAACAGACCAGGAAGTATTGACCAAAACGGCACTTCAAATGCCGGATAAACTGAATTTCGCCAATTTCAAGGATGCCGTGGAAAAGCTGGCCTACATAAGAAGTTTTATAAATTCCTTTGTCATAACCTTCTTTTCCGTAGGCCTGTCCGTCCTCCTCAGCGCGATGGCCGGTTTCGGTATTGCAAGGGGAAACAGCAGACGCTTCACTTTCATATTTATGATTTTTGTGGGCGGTCTTCTCATTCCCTATCAGGCCGTATTCGTTCCGACCTATCTGGTCGCAGTCAAACTGAGTATGACAAATTCATTCTGGGGGATAATCTTTTTCTATGTGGCGGGACAGATGCCCTTTTCCGTCTTTATGATGACCGGTTTTATGAGAAATCTCTCACAGGAAATCGAAAGTGCCGCGCGGATCGACGGATGTTCCATTCTGGAAATATTTTTCCACATCGTCCTGCCTCTGCTCAAACCGGCCGCCGTAACACTGGCTGTTTTGAGGTCGCTGATAATCTGGAATGACTATCTGCTCCCGAAACTGTTTTTGCAGAAAAGAGATATGCAGACGCTCACCGTTAGGATAGCCAATATGTTCGGGCAATACCGGTACTCCATGAATACAGCTTTCGCAGCCATAATTCTGGCCAGCCTGCCGATTCTTCTTTTTTTCATCTTCAACCAGAAACACATAGAAAAGGGAATAGCCGCTGGCGCTGTCAAAGGATAG
- a CDS encoding ABC transporter substrate-binding protein, giving the protein MKKIFAILFSLTMILPLFSNGQQEGAKTSEIQFFSWYSTETDSYEEQLLATVASKVDGVAVEIEPVVWDQMHSLLQARIAGGSMPDLLDFKGQDIAKYGKAGNLMELTGSWIDEYISPAARENLQIDGKDYGLPYSALFQGVLYNRDIFDKYDLKIPETYEELMEVAAVLKSNGVTPFVSHMADNWHIGNITMQFAMSEVFNENPGWGADLYDGKVTFEDSEGYRNVFKHVKDIYDNTWEDTFSVDFGEATARFGRGEAAMFATGTWSNRNLQEFPELDYGIFPFPGEKAGAKLIFEPNHTYGVAATTENPEKVMEVLKAIITDKELAATFVDEASAYSLVNGVQPSSPYPCDSDIDRYKADNAIVDVSIGNNQIKWAYQEEYSRYIAEWLLGSKTLDEALAAATAHKENVPR; this is encoded by the coding sequence ATGAAAAAGATTTTTGCTATCTTGTTCTCCCTGACAATGATATTGCCCCTCTTTTCCAACGGGCAGCAGGAAGGCGCGAAAACATCGGAAATTCAGTTTTTCAGCTGGTATTCAACAGAAACAGATTCATATGAAGAGCAGCTGCTGGCAACTGTGGCATCAAAAGTCGATGGCGTCGCTGTTGAGATAGAACCTGTTGTCTGGGACCAGATGCACTCTCTTCTTCAGGCGAGAATTGCCGGCGGTTCGATGCCGGATCTGCTTGACTTCAAAGGGCAGGATATCGCGAAATACGGAAAAGCCGGCAACCTGATGGAGCTGACAGGATCCTGGATAGATGAGTACATATCTCCGGCTGCAAGAGAAAACCTGCAGATCGACGGAAAAGACTACGGACTCCCTTATTCGGCTCTTTTCCAGGGAGTTCTCTATAACAGAGACATCTTTGACAAATACGATCTTAAAATTCCCGAAACATACGAAGAGTTAATGGAAGTAGCAGCTGTTCTCAAAAGCAACGGCGTAACACCTTTCGTTTCACACATGGCCGATAACTGGCACATTGGAAACATAACCATGCAGTTCGCCATGTCCGAAGTATTTAATGAAAACCCGGGCTGGGGAGCCGATCTCTATGACGGGAAAGTTACTTTTGAAGACAGCGAAGGCTATAGAAACGTATTCAAACACGTGAAAGATATTTACGACAATACCTGGGAAGACACATTCTCCGTTGATTTCGGTGAAGCGACAGCCCGTTTCGGACGGGGAGAAGCAGCCATGTTCGCAACAGGAACCTGGTCGAACAGAAATCTTCAGGAATTCCCGGAACTGGATTACGGGATTTTCCCCTTCCCCGGAGAGAAAGCCGGAGCCAAGCTGATTTTCGAACCGAACCACACATACGGCGTAGCAGCCACAACGGAAAACCCGGAAAAGGTTATGGAGGTTCTAAAAGCCATCATAACAGACAAAGAACTCGCTGCGACTTTTGTTGACGAGGCAAGCGCATACAGTCTTGTAAACGGTGTACAGCCCTCTTCTCCCTATCCCTGCGACAGCGATATCGATAGGTACAAAGCTGATAACGCCATCGTCGATGTATCGATTGGTAACAACCAGATCAAATGGGCCTATCAGGAAGAATATTCCCGGTATATAGCGGAATGGCTTCTGGGAAGCAAAACTCTTGATGAAGCTCTTGCTGCGGCAACGGCTCATAAAGAGAACGTACCCCGCTAA
- a CDS encoding L-ribulose-5-phosphate 4-epimerase, translating to MPDKSPYSELKERVLEANLKLVKEGLVVLTWGNASEVDRERGVYAIKPSGVSYETMKSDDIVIVSLETGEVVEGSLRPSSDSPTHHVLYKAFPSLGGIVHTHSEKAVSWAQANREIPCMGTTHADTFYGSVPLTRRLTEKEINDAYEVNSGKVIVEHFTEKKLNPEHVPGVLLPFHGPFTWGKNGMDAVKNSIILEEVAKMAMNTLLIAGKSMEAPDYLKDKHFLRKHGPGAYYGQK from the coding sequence ATGCCTGATAAATCGCCTTACTCCGAACTGAAAGAACGGGTTCTCGAAGCCAACCTCAAGCTGGTGAAAGAAGGTCTGGTTGTCCTGACCTGGGGCAATGCCAGCGAGGTCGACCGGGAGAGAGGGGTGTATGCCATCAAGCCGAGCGGTGTGTCCTACGAGACCATGAAATCCGATGATATTGTCATCGTCTCCCTGGAAACGGGAGAGGTCGTTGAAGGATCTTTGCGGCCCTCATCGGACTCGCCCACCCATCATGTGCTGTACAAGGCGTTTCCCTCTCTGGGAGGGATTGTCCACACCCACTCGGAGAAGGCCGTTTCATGGGCCCAGGCCAACAGGGAGATCCCCTGTATGGGTACGACTCATGCCGATACTTTCTATGGTTCGGTTCCCCTGACCAGAAGGCTGACCGAGAAAGAGATCAATGATGCCTACGAGGTTAACAGCGGTAAGGTCATTGTCGAGCATTTTACGGAGAAGAAGCTCAATCCCGAGCATGTTCCGGGAGTTCTGCTGCCTTTCCACGGGCCCTTTACCTGGGGCAAAAATGGCATGGATGCTGTCAAAAATTCGATAATTCTGGAAGAAGTCGCCAAAATGGCCATGAACACTCTCCTTATCGCCGGAAAGAGCATGGAGGCACCGGATTATCTGAAAGATAAGCACTTTCTGAGAAAACACGGGCCCGGAGCCTATTACGGACAGAAGTAA
- a CDS encoding DUF5680 domain-containing protein encodes MELAQRIQHLRKEAGLTQEELGERLEISRQSITKWENGSSLPEIDRLIDLSLIFGVSVDYLLKGPNEYVKSGTGEKNERSELISFLCEAKRNTYAAHGNEVESSRPGSHDLYYRQGQLSYLDSYFGGNRFAGGEVLFVRDAPFWSMNYAGRVLGENFSGDFLKESLLAVPPELPFRGPPLHRKDSFSYHCKVNGDFDWFEGEEEIFFQTAKVYECRFHGGVVE; translated from the coding sequence ATGGAACTTGCACAGAGAATACAGCATTTGAGAAAGGAAGCCGGTCTGACACAGGAAGAACTCGGTGAAAGACTGGAAATTTCAAGGCAATCCATAACAAAATGGGAAAACGGCAGCTCTCTTCCTGAAATAGACAGGCTGATTGATCTGAGCCTGATTTTCGGGGTTTCGGTAGATTATCTGCTGAAAGGTCCGAACGAGTATGTTAAAAGCGGGACAGGGGAAAAAAACGAACGGTCCGAACTGATCAGCTTCCTCTGTGAAGCCAAACGCAACACCTATGCCGCCCATGGAAACGAAGTGGAATCATCACGTCCCGGATCACATGATCTGTATTACAGACAGGGGCAACTCAGTTATCTCGACTCCTATTTCGGCGGCAACCGTTTTGCCGGAGGCGAAGTCCTTTTTGTCCGCGATGCCCCCTTCTGGTCCATGAACTATGCGGGGCGGGTTCTGGGGGAAAACTTCTCCGGTGACTTTCTCAAAGAGAGCCTTCTAGCTGTTCCGCCGGAACTCCCCTTCCGCGGCCCACCGCTCCACAGAAAAGATTCCTTCTCCTATCACTGCAAGGTGAATGGTGATTTCGACTGGTTCGAAGGGGAAGAGGAAATCTTCTTTCAAACAGCCAAAGTGTACGAGTGCCGCTTCCACGGCGGGGTCGTCGAATAA
- a CDS encoding carbohydrate ABC transporter permease, producing MIQRTPLTLEGKMRRNYFLLSLPSFLIYSVGVLVPLLIGFYISLTDWNGFSPKMNFIGFENYSSMFTNPRFIHSMGFTVQFVIFNTIIQNALALLLALFIDSGIKAKNFFKTVVFIPCLLSPVLIGYLWSKLFGSIYPEILQSFGFGGNIKLLANPDTVLMGALIVNNWQWIGYWMLIYIAALQAVPGEMYEAAAIEGAGVFQKFIKITLPMIMPAVTVCITAITVGGFQVYDLLITLTGGGPGHASESFIMYVFNQAFASERAAFASANSMVYVLFLLAIASVQITLLKKREVQV from the coding sequence ATGATTCAAAGAACCCCATTGACTTTGGAAGGAAAAATGAGGAGAAATTATTTCTTACTCTCACTCCCTTCCTTTCTGATATATTCAGTCGGCGTCCTCGTACCTCTGCTCATAGGCTTTTATATTTCTCTGACTGACTGGAACGGTTTTTCACCGAAAATGAATTTTATCGGGTTCGAGAATTATTCAAGCATGTTCACAAATCCCAGATTCATTCACTCCATGGGATTTACCGTACAGTTCGTTATCTTTAACACAATAATCCAGAATGCTCTGGCTTTGCTTCTGGCTCTTTTTATCGACAGCGGAATAAAAGCGAAGAATTTTTTCAAAACGGTTGTCTTTATTCCCTGTCTGCTCAGCCCGGTACTTATCGGATACCTCTGGTCCAAGCTTTTCGGCTCCATCTATCCGGAAATACTTCAGTCTTTCGGATTCGGCGGCAATATCAAATTACTGGCCAATCCCGACACGGTTCTTATGGGAGCCCTGATTGTTAACAACTGGCAGTGGATCGGATACTGGATGCTCATCTATATAGCCGCCCTCCAGGCCGTCCCCGGGGAAATGTACGAAGCCGCCGCGATAGAAGGCGCCGGTGTATTTCAGAAATTTATCAAGATTACCCTCCCCATGATCATGCCGGCTGTCACAGTCTGCATCACGGCAATTACAGTAGGAGGTTTCCAGGTCTACGATCTGCTCATCACCCTGACAGGCGGCGGACCGGGTCATGCGTCGGAATCTTTTATAATGTATGTCTTCAACCAGGCTTTCGCCTCGGAAAGAGCTGCTTTTGCTTCTGCTAATTCGATGGTCTATGTCCTGTTTCTTCTTGCCATAGCCTCCGTCCAGATAACTCTTCTCAAAAAGAGGGAGGTACAGGTTTAA
- a CDS encoding MFS transporter, which yields MKKRQISILFSVVFMDMIGFGFIIPIMPDIIKFFGSSQDMLGIVLGVYALGQFVAAPLVGALSDRYGRKPLLLLSIGGTFLSLLLLGAAQSMVLVIASRFLDGITGGNITVAQSYIADSTDEEDRSKGFGLIGMAFGLGFILGPLFGGLLMSISIHAPAFVAAGIAAVNLIIISVVLPESHPAEKRNRSRKFKIIDIKAFRQVFSHDASRKFLTIILFYTMAFNMFETMFSSHGMLAIGLSPKARGLILAYMGVLIAAMQGGLIGKLTSRFKEITLLNISNLLLILSLAGWAFVSTTIELMLIIIPLSFAAALQSVLQKSLLSKSVKGDNQGMVLGVSTSLESFTRVVAPIMGGYLLSRIGLWAPGVVSAAILIVPLVIVTAERIGSSDKGKDSGLNNI from the coding sequence ATGAAAAAAAGACAGATTTCAATACTGTTCTCAGTTGTATTTATGGATATGATCGGCTTCGGTTTCATTATTCCCATCATGCCCGATATTATTAAATTCTTTGGATCCTCCCAGGATATGCTGGGAATCGTTCTCGGCGTCTATGCCCTAGGACAGTTCGTCGCCGCCCCTCTGGTCGGCGCTTTGTCGGACCGCTATGGCAGAAAGCCCCTGCTCCTGCTGAGCATCGGCGGCACGTTCCTGTCTCTCCTGCTTCTGGGAGCCGCTCAATCGATGGTTCTCGTTATAGCCAGCCGGTTTCTCGACGGGATTACCGGTGGAAATATTACCGTGGCCCAATCCTATATCGCCGATTCAACCGATGAAGAGGACAGGTCAAAAGGATTCGGACTCATAGGCATGGCCTTCGGCCTCGGGTTTATTCTCGGGCCCCTTTTCGGCGGACTGCTCATGAGCATCAGCATCCATGCACCGGCCTTTGTCGCCGCTGGAATCGCCGCCGTCAACCTGATTATCATATCCGTCGTACTGCCTGAGTCCCATCCCGCGGAGAAGAGAAACAGATCGCGTAAATTCAAAATCATCGACATCAAGGCTTTCCGCCAGGTGTTCTCCCATGACGCAAGCCGGAAATTTCTCACCATCATTCTCTTCTACACCATGGCCTTCAATATGTTCGAAACCATGTTCAGCAGCCACGGGATGCTGGCGATAGGGTTGTCCCCCAAAGCCAGAGGGCTTATTCTCGCCTATATGGGAGTCCTGATCGCGGCTATGCAGGGGGGGCTGATCGGCAAACTGACTTCCCGATTTAAAGAAATAACTCTGCTGAACATCTCGAACCTGCTGCTCATACTTTCTCTTGCAGGCTGGGCTTTCGTCAGCACAACGATTGAACTGATGTTGATCATAATCCCCCTCTCCTTTGCCGCCGCCCTGCAGAGCGTTCTCCAAAAAAGCCTTCTTTCCAAATCGGTTAAGGGAGACAATCAGGGTATGGTTCTGGGTGTTTCCACTTCCCTGGAGAGTTTTACAAGAGTCGTGGCACCCATAATGGGAGGGTATCTCCTTTCCAGAATCGGTCTCTGGGCGCCCGGCGTCGTTTCAGCAGCCATATTGATCGTTCCTCTGGTAATCGTAACAGCTGAAAGAATCGGTTCTTCCGATAAGGGAAAAGACAGCGGGCTCAATAATATTTGA